The following coding sequences are from one Enterococcus sp. 4G2_DIV0659 window:
- a CDS encoding ABC transporter ATP-binding protein, with translation MLEVKNLVKTFGDYTAVDNISFEIPDGKILGLIGQNGAGKTTTFRLILDFLTQDSGTVLWNGHQLSGKDYNDIGYLPEERGLYPKVSIQDQLIYFAELRGKTKKEIEPKIDEWMEKFKVKGKKTDKVKSLSKGNQQKVQLIATLIHEPKLVILDEPFSGLDPVNAELLKDGIIALKEKGSCVIFSSHNMDNVEKICDHLVMLRSGKMVLNGKVHEIRESFGRTKVFLESSLTPNDVLPIDGVKSAIKRTDGVVEITLDDPKAGEEIFTKATQFGYIPMFNQQPPTLEEIFKMKAGEPNE, from the coding sequence ATGTTAGAAGTAAAGAATTTGGTTAAAACGTTTGGGGACTATACAGCAGTGGATAATATATCTTTTGAAATTCCAGATGGAAAAATTCTTGGATTGATTGGACAAAACGGAGCTGGTAAAACGACAACGTTCCGGTTAATTTTGGATTTTTTAACACAAGATAGTGGAACTGTATTGTGGAATGGTCATCAGTTAAGTGGGAAAGATTACAATGATATTGGCTACTTACCAGAAGAACGAGGGTTATATCCAAAAGTATCAATTCAAGATCAGCTTATTTATTTTGCTGAATTAAGAGGCAAAACGAAAAAAGAAATTGAGCCTAAAATTGATGAATGGATGGAAAAATTCAAAGTCAAAGGCAAGAAGACGGACAAGGTAAAGTCACTTTCTAAAGGAAATCAGCAGAAAGTCCAATTAATAGCAACACTGATTCATGAGCCTAAATTGGTCATTCTAGATGAACCATTTAGCGGCTTAGACCCTGTGAATGCCGAACTTTTAAAAGATGGAATTATTGCCTTAAAAGAAAAAGGCTCATGCGTTATTTTCTCTAGTCACAATATGGATAATGTTGAAAAAATTTGTGATCATTTAGTGATGTTACGAAGTGGTAAAATGGTATTAAATGGCAAAGTTCATGAAATACGTGAAAGCTTTGGACGAACTAAAGTCTTTTTAGAATCGTCCTTAACTCCAAATGATGTCTTACCAATTGATGGTGTAAAATCAGCAATCAAGCGTACAGATGGCGTTGTTGAAATCACACTTGATGATCCAAAAGCTGGAGAAGAAATATTTACTAAAGCCACACAATTTGGCTATATTCCGATGTTTAATCAACAACCACCAACGTTAGAAGAAATATTCAAGATGAAAGCAGGTGAACCAAATGAGTAA
- a CDS encoding ABC transporter permease, whose product MSKFWIIASDVYKKNIKSISFIIMMLVPVLLIGVIYLAGSLAGGFSEETKVGLVSDNQALATQLEKSKTEDYTFKVIKNQKEAEKQLKDKDIEAFLVINTKTEQIQGNLYAESSLGTKTELMINQLIDGVQSSLNASKLNLTEKQVESLSQPASFEKTKVSFDENGKMKTGQDNTAIQSALSFVITIILWMFIVTYASIIAQEIASEKGTRIMEVILSSTKAQTHFYGKLTGVILVALTQIAIYAVTIGVGINQLKNLDMVKNILSGLTTANIFGNFLIFTLIFFMLGILVYSVLAALCGSLVSKPEDTAKAVQPIIYLAMIGYFIGISLGITDPQNIVIKVTSYIPLISSFIMPIRLASETVTVAGAVTSVVILVVFGLLLTMFSAKLYKSNVLVYSEGGVWKSLKQSISILRNEREK is encoded by the coding sequence ATGAGTAAATTTTGGATTATAGCAAGTGATGTCTATAAAAAGAATATCAAATCTATTTCTTTTATCATTATGATGTTAGTTCCTGTTTTACTTATAGGCGTTATTTATCTAGCAGGTTCATTAGCAGGTGGATTTTCTGAAGAAACTAAAGTTGGTCTTGTGTCTGATAATCAAGCATTAGCCACACAACTTGAGAAATCAAAAACGGAAGATTATACGTTTAAAGTAATAAAAAATCAAAAAGAGGCGGAAAAACAATTAAAAGATAAAGACATTGAAGCCTTTCTTGTCATAAATACGAAAACAGAACAGATTCAAGGGAATCTATATGCAGAATCTTCATTAGGAACAAAAACAGAATTAATGATAAATCAACTAATTGATGGCGTGCAATCATCATTAAATGCAAGCAAATTGAATTTGACGGAAAAACAAGTAGAAAGCTTAAGCCAACCGGCCAGTTTTGAGAAGACCAAAGTCAGCTTTGATGAAAATGGAAAAATGAAGACGGGTCAAGACAATACAGCTATTCAGTCGGCATTATCCTTCGTGATTACTATTATTTTGTGGATGTTTATTGTGACATATGCCTCTATTATTGCTCAAGAGATTGCTTCTGAAAAAGGCACTCGAATCATGGAAGTCATTTTATCAAGTACCAAAGCCCAAACTCATTTTTATGGAAAATTAACGGGTGTTATTTTAGTAGCCCTTACTCAAATTGCTATTTATGCGGTTACAATAGGAGTCGGTATTAATCAATTAAAGAATTTAGATATGGTCAAAAATATCCTATCAGGATTAACAACAGCGAATATATTTGGAAACTTTTTAATTTTTACACTGATATTCTTTATGTTAGGAATATTAGTTTACTCAGTACTTGCTGCTTTGTGCGGATCTTTAGTGTCAAAACCCGAAGATACAGCTAAAGCAGTTCAACCAATTATTTATCTTGCGATGATTGGATATTTTATCGGTATTTCATTGGGAATAACTGATCCTCAAAATATCGTGATTAAAGTAACCTCTTATATTCCACTGATTTCATCGTTTATTATGCCGATTCGTTTGGCAAGTGAGACAGTTACGGTTGCTGGTGCGGTTACCTCTGTAGTAATTCTTGTTGTTTTCGGCTTGTTGTTAACGATGTTTTCAGCAAAACTATATAAATCAAACGTATTGGTTTATAGTGAAGGCGGCGTCTGGAAATCATTGAAGCAGTCCATTTCGATTTTAAGAAATGAGCGGGAAAAATAA
- a CDS encoding LacI family DNA-binding transcriptional regulator, producing the protein MTTIIDVAKQAQVSKSTVSRVISGNGYVSQESRKKVLDAMEALAYSPNLIARNLQSGETKTIGFLAHGFFDPLGVFLQSFISIAKTYNYYVTLYFTDGDKKKEIDALNQMKYKQLDGIFILTRANKWEVIEPYSIYGPIATWHRIDSDRIYSSYVDHYSGYLRSLNYLFQRGYRSIGHVLGNSENLNTKARLRAIDDFHKDKQIPIKKEWIFHDNNRIDNGRNIAQTWHEMANKTDAMAFYTDSVAAGFISELQTLGYTIPDDVAVIGFDNSEISRLMHITTVDYSIKHQAENSFIYIHNQLNDQTISEREISVKLIERTTIPLKQ; encoded by the coding sequence ATGACAACAATCATCGATGTAGCAAAACAAGCTCAAGTGTCAAAATCCACTGTTTCTAGAGTCATTTCAGGAAATGGTTATGTTAGTCAAGAAAGTCGAAAAAAAGTACTCGATGCAATGGAAGCGCTGGCATATTCTCCAAATTTGATTGCACGTAATCTTCAAAGTGGAGAAACAAAGACAATTGGTTTTCTTGCACACGGATTTTTTGATCCGTTAGGTGTTTTTCTGCAAAGTTTCATTTCGATTGCTAAAACATACAACTATTATGTCACATTATATTTTACAGATGGTGATAAGAAAAAAGAGATTGATGCATTAAACCAGATGAAATATAAACAATTAGACGGTATTTTTATTCTAACTCGAGCGAATAAATGGGAAGTTATCGAACCTTATAGTATTTACGGACCTATTGCTACTTGGCATCGTATTGATTCCGATCGAATTTATTCTTCTTATGTTGATCATTATTCTGGTTACTTACGTTCATTGAATTATCTTTTCCAGCGTGGCTATCGGTCTATTGGTCACGTTCTAGGAAATTCTGAAAATCTAAATACGAAAGCCAGATTACGAGCAATCGATGATTTTCACAAGGATAAGCAGATTCCAATAAAGAAAGAATGGATCTTTCATGACAACAACAGAATTGACAATGGTCGAAATATTGCGCAAACATGGCACGAAATGGCAAACAAGACTGACGCAATGGCTTTTTACACAGATTCCGTTGCAGCTGGCTTTATTTCTGAGCTCCAAACCTTGGGCTACACCATCCCCGACGATGTCGCTGTAATTGGATTTGATAATAGTGAAATTAGTCGCTTGATGCATATCACAACTGTTGATTATTCCATTAAACATCAAGCGGAAAATTCTTTTATCTATATTCATAATCAATTAAATGATCAGACGATTTCAGAGCGTGAAATCAGCGTAAAACTTATCGAAAGAACGACGATTCCTTTAAAACAATAA
- a CDS encoding helix-turn-helix domain-containing protein has product MEFFLTDKNKKKLELFKELVFKEGEAVSFTYLQDFLDISLSTLKRYFNELEGDIKKNEELKNIYFKKNTGSYQLVNHSNFDIDYLFIHLRIYYLKDSLQFKIISEILDKNYATADELADKLFVSVPYLYKQITTLNDQLSQFHLKIVFHSKENLCGDEKHLRMFFFYFYWNTSRGIAFPIELKLSNFLSNSIMTQELEMKYSPSTIKRLKLILGIATLRQFKFPIHLSDKEKEVLKPFKLSGGLFGIGEKHLRSEDEQLFFELMVRSFISDIDTSEEKLLLYKSFSRTNSIVHSCDLLVLEYEKHFFARNPINQNARVNIFYHLLITLLHCSMFSINPLLYLHSELPYDPNEFDSMKEHTPDLSNVSHFYKDFSIQNPEFDLAPSFNLGICMLLTILTDMFVVPTMTIYIEYSGNNLGSNFIKNRLLMLFNPQTIRFTTNIMDAQIVITDYFEVHGFRDNQKFFFMDSFLDKRTWYDLTLFIHSTLFSND; this is encoded by the coding sequence ATGGAATTTTTTTTAACAGACAAAAATAAAAAGAAATTAGAACTTTTCAAAGAATTAGTTTTCAAGGAAGGAGAAGCGGTCTCCTTTACTTATTTACAAGATTTTTTAGACATTTCGTTAAGTACATTAAAACGTTATTTCAATGAATTAGAAGGAGATATTAAAAAAAATGAAGAATTAAAAAATATCTATTTTAAAAAAAACACTGGAAGTTATCAATTAGTTAATCATTCTAATTTTGATATAGATTATTTATTTATTCATTTACGAATTTACTACTTAAAAGATTCACTGCAATTTAAAATTATCTCTGAAATACTTGATAAAAATTACGCTACAGCAGACGAATTAGCTGACAAATTGTTCGTAAGTGTCCCTTATCTTTACAAACAAATAACAACTTTAAATGACCAATTAAGTCAATTTCACTTAAAAATAGTCTTCCACTCAAAAGAAAATTTATGTGGTGACGAAAAACACTTAAGAATGTTTTTCTTTTATTTTTATTGGAATACTTCAAGAGGTATCGCATTTCCTATCGAACTAAAATTATCTAATTTTTTATCAAATTCTATTATGACTCAAGAATTAGAAATGAAATACAGCCCCTCCACTATCAAACGTCTGAAGTTAATTTTGGGAATAGCGACTCTGAGGCAATTTAAATTTCCAATTCATTTATCTGATAAAGAAAAAGAAGTACTAAAGCCCTTCAAATTATCAGGTGGTTTATTTGGTATAGGAGAAAAGCATCTCCGTTCAGAGGATGAACAATTATTTTTTGAATTGATGGTTCGAAGTTTTATTTCGGATATTGACACTTCAGAGGAAAAATTGCTTCTATACAAGTCTTTTTCACGAACAAACTCAATCGTTCACTCATGTGATTTATTGGTTTTGGAATATGAGAAACATTTCTTTGCACGTAACCCTATTAACCAAAATGCAAGGGTAAATATTTTTTATCATTTACTTATTACCTTGCTTCATTGCTCGATGTTTTCAATAAATCCATTACTTTACCTTCATTCAGAATTGCCTTATGATCCAAATGAATTTGATTCAATGAAAGAGCACACACCCGACCTTTCAAATGTTAGTCATTTTTATAAAGATTTTAGTATACAAAATCCCGAATTCGATTTAGCTCCTTCTTTTAATTTAGGAATATGCATGCTACTAACTATTTTGACGGATATGTTTGTCGTTCCAACTATGACAATATACATCGAATATAGCGGGAACAATCTTGGTTCCAATTTTATAAAAAATAGACTTCTAATGTTGTTCAATCCTCAAACGATTCGATTTACAACGAATATAATGGATGCTCAGATTGTCATAACAGATTATTTTGAAGTTCATGGTTTTAGGGATAATCAAAAATTCTTTTTTATGGATAGCTTTTTAGATAAACGAACTTGGTATGACTTGACTTTATTTATTCATAGTACTCTTTTTTCGAATGATTAA
- a CDS encoding 6-phospho-beta-glucosidase: MTRGALKIATIGGGSSYTPELIEGYIKRKDELPIKEIWLVDIEEGKEKLETVGAMAKRMVKAAGLDWEVHLTLDRRAALKDADFVSTQFRVGLLDARIKDERIPLSHGVLGQETNGAGGMFKAFRTIPVILGIIEDMKELCPNAWLVNFTNPAGMVTEAAIKHGGWKKTAGLCNVPIGHRKQAAEKLGIPEEDLFFKFAGINHFHWHRVWDKEGNERTQELIELIYGPQEDSESHLKNIHNAPFHYEQIKDLGMLPCGYHRYYYIEDEMLKHSIEEFEKGETRAQVVKETEARLFELYKDPNLDYKPKELEQRGGTHYSDAACELIASIYNDKRTDMVVSTENNGTITDLPYDCVVEVSGPVTAHGHEPYNWGAFPPAARGIIQVMKGMEETVIRAAIDGDYGAALHAFTINPLVPGGSMTKTLLDELLIAHKDHLPNFSQAISKIEKEQPETVEYVTELMKSN, from the coding sequence ATGACAAGAGGAGCATTAAAAATTGCAACAATTGGTGGAGGATCAAGCTACACACCAGAACTGATTGAAGGATACATTAAAAGAAAAGATGAGTTGCCAATTAAAGAAATTTGGCTCGTAGATATTGAAGAAGGAAAAGAAAAGTTAGAAACCGTTGGTGCTATGGCCAAACGGATGGTGAAAGCTGCAGGTCTAGATTGGGAAGTTCATTTAACACTAGATCGTCGTGCGGCATTAAAAGACGCTGATTTTGTATCTACGCAGTTTCGAGTTGGGCTATTAGATGCTAGAATCAAAGACGAACGAATTCCTTTATCTCATGGAGTCTTGGGACAAGAAACAAATGGAGCCGGTGGTATGTTTAAAGCTTTCCGGACGATTCCTGTAATTCTGGGAATTATTGAAGACATGAAAGAGTTATGTCCGAATGCTTGGTTAGTAAACTTTACGAATCCAGCTGGGATGGTCACAGAAGCTGCAATCAAACATGGCGGTTGGAAAAAAACTGCTGGGTTATGTAATGTACCGATTGGTCACAGAAAACAAGCGGCTGAAAAATTAGGTATCCCAGAAGAGGATTTATTCTTCAAATTTGCAGGAATCAATCATTTCCATTGGCATCGTGTATGGGATAAAGAAGGAAATGAACGGACACAAGAACTTATTGAGTTGATTTATGGACCGCAAGAAGATTCTGAAAGCCACTTGAAAAACATTCACAATGCACCATTCCACTATGAACAAATCAAAGATTTAGGTATGCTGCCATGTGGCTATCATCGGTATTATTATATCGAAGATGAAATGCTAAAACATTCGATTGAGGAATTTGAAAAAGGAGAAACAAGAGCGCAAGTAGTTAAAGAAACGGAAGCTCGTTTGTTTGAATTATACAAAGATCCTAATCTAGATTATAAGCCAAAAGAACTAGAACAACGTGGGGGAACGCATTATAGTGATGCGGCTTGTGAATTGATTGCATCAATTTATAATGATAAACGCACAGACATGGTTGTTTCTACAGAAAATAATGGAACGATTACAGATTTACCATACGATTGTGTAGTTGAAGTTTCTGGTCCTGTTACAGCTCACGGTCACGAACCGTATAACTGGGGTGCATTTCCACCTGCTGCACGCGGTATTATCCAAGTGATGAAAGGCATGGAGGAAACTGTGATTCGTGCAGCGATTGATGGAGATTACGGAGCGGCGCTACATGCATTTACGATCAATCCATTAGTTCCAGGAGGTTCAATGACCAAGACATTACTGGATGAATTATTGATTGCCCACAAAGATCATTTGCCTAATTTTTCACAAGCTATTAGTAAAATTGAAAAGGAACAGCCTGAAACAGTAGAGTATGTAACAGAGCTAATGAAGAGTAACTAG
- the uvrC gene encoding excinuclease ABC subunit UvrC has translation MNEKIKNKLALLPDQPGCYLMKDKNGTIIYVGKAKVLKNRVRSYFTGSHDTKTERLVSEIEDFEYIVTESNIEALLLEINLIHKNDPKYNIMLKDDKSYPFIKITNEDYPRLLITRKVVKDKALYFGPYPDVGAANETKRLLDRLFPLRKCRVLPKEVCLYYHMGQCLAPCVFDIPKATYKEMVGEIKRFLNGGHPVIQEELEKKMADAAENMEFEKAAEYRDQIKAIETVMTRQKMTNADLVDRDVFGYAVDKGWMCVQVFFVRQGKLIERDVSIFPIYNEEEEDFLTFIGQFYQENEHFIPKEVLIPDNIDIASVEAMLETKVLQPQRGEKKKLVKLAGKNATVALQEKFDLIVRKQERTIGAVEKLGNAMNIPAPIRIEAFDNSNIMGTDPVSAMVVFIDGRPDKKEYRKYKIKTVKGPDDYASMREVIYRRYSRVLKENLPFPDLIVIDGGKGQIDAAKEVLDNQLGLDIPIAGLAKNDKHKTSELLFGPNLEVIPLERNSQEFFLLQRIQDEVHRFAITFHRQLRSKNSFASRLDDIEGLGPKRKKELLKQFKSLKNITAASIEELNASGLPKNVAKNVYDHLHQSESDMRNDSQ, from the coding sequence ATGAACGAAAAAATCAAAAATAAATTAGCATTGCTTCCTGATCAACCAGGCTGTTACTTGATGAAAGACAAAAATGGAACAATCATTTATGTTGGGAAAGCCAAAGTGCTAAAAAACCGCGTACGCTCTTATTTTACTGGCAGTCATGATACTAAAACAGAACGGCTTGTTAGTGAAATTGAGGATTTTGAATATATTGTAACAGAATCAAATATTGAGGCACTCCTTTTAGAAATCAATTTGATTCACAAAAATGATCCTAAATATAATATCATGTTGAAAGATGATAAAAGTTACCCATTTATCAAAATTACAAATGAAGATTATCCTCGCTTATTGATTACTCGTAAAGTTGTGAAAGACAAAGCGTTATATTTTGGACCGTATCCAGATGTTGGTGCAGCCAACGAAACAAAGCGTTTACTTGATCGACTTTTTCCATTAAGAAAATGCCGAGTATTGCCTAAAGAAGTTTGTTTGTATTATCACATGGGTCAGTGTTTAGCTCCTTGTGTATTCGATATTCCTAAAGCAACATACAAAGAAATGGTGGGAGAAATTAAACGATTTCTCAACGGTGGTCATCCAGTTATTCAAGAAGAATTAGAGAAAAAAATGGCGGATGCTGCAGAAAATATGGAGTTTGAGAAAGCGGCTGAATACCGGGATCAGATTAAAGCGATTGAGACAGTCATGACGCGTCAGAAAATGACAAATGCTGATTTAGTCGATCGAGATGTTTTTGGTTATGCAGTTGATAAAGGCTGGATGTGTGTACAAGTATTCTTTGTTCGCCAAGGGAAACTGATTGAACGAGATGTCTCCATTTTTCCGATTTACAATGAAGAAGAAGAAGATTTCCTAACGTTTATTGGTCAATTTTATCAAGAAAACGAGCATTTTATTCCAAAAGAGGTCTTAATTCCGGATAACATAGATATTGCAAGTGTAGAAGCGATGTTGGAAACGAAAGTCTTACAACCCCAAAGAGGAGAGAAAAAGAAATTAGTCAAGCTTGCTGGTAAAAATGCAACAGTTGCTTTACAAGAGAAATTTGATTTAATTGTACGTAAACAAGAACGAACAATTGGAGCAGTTGAAAAATTAGGAAATGCGATGAATATTCCAGCTCCTATAAGAATTGAAGCATTTGATAACTCCAATATTATGGGAACAGATCCTGTTTCAGCAATGGTTGTTTTTATTGATGGACGACCAGATAAGAAAGAATATCGAAAATATAAGATAAAGACTGTAAAAGGACCAGATGATTATGCATCAATGAGAGAAGTTATTTACCGTCGATATTCTCGCGTATTAAAGGAAAATTTACCATTTCCTGACTTGATTGTAATTGATGGGGGGAAAGGACAAATCGATGCAGCCAAAGAAGTGTTGGATAATCAGCTAGGATTAGATATCCCAATTGCAGGATTAGCCAAAAATGATAAGCATAAAACAAGCGAACTTCTTTTTGGACCTAATTTAGAGGTTATTCCTTTAGAAAGAAATTCACAAGAATTCTTTTTACTGCAGCGGATTCAAGATGAAGTTCATCGATTTGCCATTACATTTCACCGCCAATTACGAAGTAAAAATAGTTTTGCCTCTCGCTTAGATGATATAGAAGGCTTAGGTCCAAAACGGAAAAAAGAACTATTAAAACAATTTAAATCCTTAAAAAACATCACAGCGGCTTCTATAGAAGAATTAAATGCATCTGGGTTGCCAAAAAATGTGGCTAAAAATGTGTATGACCATTTACATCAAAGTGAATCTGATATGAGAAATGATTCACAATGA